One genomic segment of Lycium ferocissimum isolate CSIRO_LF1 unplaced genomic scaffold, AGI_CSIRO_Lferr_CH_V1 ctg14898, whole genome shotgun sequence includes these proteins:
- the LOC132042381 gene encoding LOW QUALITY PROTEIN: protein cornichon homolog 1-like (The sequence of the model RefSeq protein was modified relative to this genomic sequence to represent the inferred CDS: inserted 2 bases in 1 codon): MAWEPILWLIFLAINISLISLLIYQIVCLTDLEADYMNPYESSSRINSVVLKEYILHGVFCFLFLITGHWFIFLLMLPPAYYNVRKFLSRQHLIDVTEVFRFIESEKKIRIFKLGFYLVLFVLVLVRISNGGTHXLLCYQFSGPMMEILTFTPQYLNSRQFLVWSYLLSTL, from the exons ATGGCTTGGGAACCCATTCTTTGGCTCATATTTTTAGCCATTAACATTTCCCTCATCTCATTACTCATCTATCAG ATTGTGTGTTTAACAGATTTGGAAGCTGATTATATGAACCCTTACGAGTCTTCATCTCGTATCAACTCTGTGGTCCTTAAAGAGTATATTTTACATGGTGTATTCTGCTTCCTATTCCTTATCACAGGCCATTGGTTTATCTTCTTGCTAATGCTTCCTCCTGCTTACTATAATGTCAGAAA ATTCTTAAGCCGGCAGCATCTTATTGACGTGACTGAAGTTTTTAGGTTCATTGAGTCTGAGAAGAAGATTCGGATATTCAAGCTCGGTTTCTATTTGGTCCTCTTCGTGCTAGTGCTTGTCAG AATATCCAATGGAGGGACGCA TCTACTTTGCTATCAGTTTTCCGGTCCAATGATGGAGATTTTGACATTCACTCCTCAGTACTTGAATTCTAGACAGTTTTTAG